A genomic window from Solanum dulcamara chromosome 11, daSolDulc1.2, whole genome shotgun sequence includes:
- the LOC129875018 gene encoding protein EXPRESSION OF TERPENOIDS 1-like isoform X1 — MAGFFSLGGGTASSSQDQQPHQDTTNNPTTEIAPENNWFLYRNDHQELPTSYRGFELWQTSNSQPPIRHPINPLQDLYPTAAVGLGIGPSHSGFTGVARPDHEPPSGGGSGLVMMRSGGGGISCQDCGNQAKKDCQHMRCRTCCKSRGFQCQTHVRSTWVPAAKRRERQQQLSTLQHQQQEEQQQQQQQTLQLHRDNPKRQREDPSASSLVCTRILPSSTSGLEVGNFPAKVTSNAVFHCVRMSSVDDAEDQFAYQTAVNIGGHVFKGILYDQGPENQYMAAGESSSGGGSASHQHNLIGPAGTATSAATSGGGGGAAAAPEASPYLDPSLYPAPLNTFMAGTQFFPPPRS; from the exons ATGGCTGGCTTCTTTTCACTAGGTGGTGGAACAGCAAGTAGCAGCCAAGACCAGCAGCCTCATCAAGACACCACCAATAATCCTACTACTGAAATTGCTCCAGAAAATAATTGGTTCTTGTACAGAAATGATCATCAAGAGTTGCCCACATCATACAGAGGCTTCGAGTTATGGCAAACTAGTAATTCCCAGCCCCCGATTCGCCACCCAATTAATCCGCTTCAAGATCTTTATCCGACAGCGGCTGTCGGATTAGGTATTGGGCCGAGCCACAGCGGATTTACTGGTGTGGCTCGGCCCGATCACGAACCTCCTTCGGGAGGAGGATCGGGTTTGGTGATGATGAGGAGTGGGGGAGGGGGAATTAGCTGCCAGGATTGTGGGAACCAAGCGAAAAAAGATTGTCAACACATGAGATGTAGGACTTGTTGCAAGAGCCGAGGCTTTCAGTGCCAAACCCATGTGAGAAGCACTTGGGTTCCAGCCGCTAAAAGGAGGGAAAGGCAACAACAACTGTCTACTTTACAGCACCAGCAacaagaagaacaacaacagcagcagcagcaaaCGCTGCAGCTGCACAGAGATAACCCCAAAAGGCAAAGAGAGGATCCAAGTGCTTCCTCTCTTGTTTGCACTCGTATATTACCTTCCAGTACTTCTg GGTTAGAAGTGGGAAATTTTCCAGCAAAAGTAACTTCAAATGCCGTATTCCACTGCGTTCGAATGAGCTCCGTTGACGATGCCGAGGATCAATTCGCATATCAAACCGCTGTTAACATTGGTGGCCACGTATTTAAGGGAATTCTATATGATCAAGGTCCGGAAAATCAGTACATGGCTGCTGGTGAAAGCTCGTCCGGTGGTGGAAGTGCTAGTCACCAGCATAACCTTATTGGTCCTGCAGGCACCGCAACATCAGCTGCTACAAGTGGTGGTGGCGGCGGTGCAGCTGCAGCACCCGAAGCATCGCCTTATCTGGATCCTTCATTATACCCAGCTCCTCTCAACACTTTCATGGCTGGTACGCAATTCTTTCCACCTCCAAGATCTTGA
- the LOC129875018 gene encoding protein EXPRESSION OF TERPENOIDS 1-like isoform X2, whose amino-acid sequence MAGFFSLGGGTASSSQDQQPHQDTTNNPTTEIAPENNWFLYRNDHQELPTSYRGFELWQTSNSQPPIRHPINPLQDLYPTAAVGLGIGPSHSGFTGVARPDHEPPSGGGSGLVMMRSGGGGISCQDCGNQAKKDCQHMRCRTCCKSRGFQCQTHVRSTWVPAAKRRERQQQLSTLQHQQQEEQQQQQQQTLQLHRDNPKRQREDPSASSLVCTRILPSSTSGLEVGNFPAKVTSNAVFHCVRMSSVDDAEDQFAYQTAVNIGGHVFKGILYDQGPENQYMAAGESSSGGGSASHQHNLIGPAGTATSAATSGGGGGAAAAPEASPYLDPSLYPAPLNTFMAG is encoded by the exons ATGGCTGGCTTCTTTTCACTAGGTGGTGGAACAGCAAGTAGCAGCCAAGACCAGCAGCCTCATCAAGACACCACCAATAATCCTACTACTGAAATTGCTCCAGAAAATAATTGGTTCTTGTACAGAAATGATCATCAAGAGTTGCCCACATCATACAGAGGCTTCGAGTTATGGCAAACTAGTAATTCCCAGCCCCCGATTCGCCACCCAATTAATCCGCTTCAAGATCTTTATCCGACAGCGGCTGTCGGATTAGGTATTGGGCCGAGCCACAGCGGATTTACTGGTGTGGCTCGGCCCGATCACGAACCTCCTTCGGGAGGAGGATCGGGTTTGGTGATGATGAGGAGTGGGGGAGGGGGAATTAGCTGCCAGGATTGTGGGAACCAAGCGAAAAAAGATTGTCAACACATGAGATGTAGGACTTGTTGCAAGAGCCGAGGCTTTCAGTGCCAAACCCATGTGAGAAGCACTTGGGTTCCAGCCGCTAAAAGGAGGGAAAGGCAACAACAACTGTCTACTTTACAGCACCAGCAacaagaagaacaacaacagcagcagcagcaaaCGCTGCAGCTGCACAGAGATAACCCCAAAAGGCAAAGAGAGGATCCAAGTGCTTCCTCTCTTGTTTGCACTCGTATATTACCTTCCAGTACTTCTg GGTTAGAAGTGGGAAATTTTCCAGCAAAAGTAACTTCAAATGCCGTATTCCACTGCGTTCGAATGAGCTCCGTTGACGATGCCGAGGATCAATTCGCATATCAAACCGCTGTTAACATTGGTGGCCACGTATTTAAGGGAATTCTATATGATCAAGGTCCGGAAAATCAGTACATGGCTGCTGGTGAAAGCTCGTCCGGTGGTGGAAGTGCTAGTCACCAGCATAACCTTATTGGTCCTGCAGGCACCGCAACATCAGCTGCTACAAGTGGTGGTGGCGGCGGTGCAGCTGCAGCACCCGAAGCATCGCCTTATCTGGATCCTTCATTATACCCAGCTCCTCTCAACACTTTCATGGCTG GGTAG